From a single Eriocheir sinensis breed Jianghai 21 chromosome 18, ASM2467909v1, whole genome shotgun sequence genomic region:
- the LOC127000238 gene encoding balbiani ring protein 3-like: MKLMKFALVAVAVLALFEGTEQYCSREKRKSCGEPEASIVQLPAPRGYQFVQPRFVELKQCTGLYCDHPAKKCSPKEDHIKKVRFEVNAYNVSQIGTCVLVEVEEHEKCECECAKPDCPQRKKLNSKTCECVCSHSDEKECNHRRAKRIPVMWHPSDCLCVCDIHVECSTGFKMDETTCKCV; encoded by the exons ATGAAGCTGATGAAGTTTGCCCTCGTGGCGGTGGCTGTGCTGGCGCTCTTTGAGG gGACGGAACAGTACTGCTCAAGGGAAAAACGAAAGTCGTGTGGAGAACCCGAGGCATCCATTGTCCAACTGCCGGCTCCTCGAGGCTACCAGTTT GTTCAGCCTAGATTTGTGGAATTGAAACAGTGCACGGGGCTATACTGTGACCATCCCGCTAAGAAGTGCTCGCCCAAGGAAGACCACATCAAGAAAGTCAGGTTTGAG GTGAATGCCTACAACGTGAGCCAAATTGGAACATGTgtcttggtggaggtggaggaacacGAAAAATGCGAATGTGAGTGTGCCAAACCTGACTGCCCCCAAAGAAAG AAACTCAACAGTAAaacatgtgaatgtgtgtgttcacATTCTGATGAAAAGGAATGCAATCATCGAAGAGCTAAACGAATCCCCGTCATGTGGCACCCATCCgactgtctatgtgtgtgtgacaTTCATGTGGAATGTTCAACAGGGTTTAAAATGGATGAAACTACATGCAA ATGTGTTTAG